Genomic segment of Anaeromyxobacter sp.:
CGCCCCGACCATCACGGTCTACACCAAGGACAACTGCCCGTACTGCGTCCGGGCCAAGGCCCTGCTCAAGCGCAAGGGCGTGGCCTTCGAGGAGATCGCGGTGGAGGGGCGGGACGACCTGCGCACCTGGCTGGTGGAGGCCACCGGCCAGCGGACGGTGCCGCAGGTCTTCGTGGGCGAACGCTCGCTGGGCGGGTACTCCGACCTCGCGGCGCTCGACCTGCAGGGCGCGCTCGATCCGCTGCTGCGGGGCGAGGGCTGAGGCCGGGGCGGCCCGGTCCGGCCGCCCGGGGCTGCACTCTCAGTGAGCGTCCAGGGCCGGTGGCGGGCCGGCCGGCGCGCCTGGCGCGCCGCGCCGGGCGACCGCGCCGACGCGATTGACGGGGCCCGGGCCCCGCCCTATGACGGGCGCCACATGAGCCATCCCTCGTCGACCCGCCGGCACGGCCGCGCGCCACCCGCCCTGCGAGCGGCCGCGCTGGCCGCCCTGGCCGCGCTGGCCGCCTGCAGCCACGTGCTCCCGGCGCGCTACGTGGACCGGCGGCTGGCCGAGGCGGGGGCGGCGACCCCGACCCCGACCCCGACCCCGACCCCGACCCCGACCCCGACCCCCGACCCCGACCCCGACCCCGACCGCGACCCCGACCCCGACCTCGACCCCGACCGCGACCTCGACCTCGACCTCGACCGCGACCCCCCAGCTCCCCGCCCCGGCCCACCTCTCCGACCTCCTCGACCTGGCGCTCTCGCGCGACCCGGCCACCCGCGCCGCCTGGCACGAGGCGCGCGCGGCCGCGGCGACGGCCGGCGCCCGCCGCGCCGACTACCTGCCGGTGCTCGACGCCACCGGCCTGCTGCAGCAGCAGTCCGCCAGGCTCTCCGACGCCGGGGGCGAGCGCCCCGTCTTCGCCAGCGCCTCGGCGGAGCTGAGCTGGCTCCTGCTCGACCTCGGCGGGCGCGGCGCGCGGCGCCAGGAGGCGGAGCTGGAGCTGCAGGCGGCCGCGCTGGCCCACCAGGCGGCGGCGCTCGACCTGACGCTGACGGTGGAGCTGGCCTGGTTCTCCTACCAGGCGGCCCGGGCGCTGGCCGAGGCCTCGGCGGTCGGCGTGCAGCAGGCCACCGCCAGCCTGGACGCCGCCGAGGCCCGCCGCCGCGCCGGCGCGGCCACGGTGGCCGACGTGCTGCAGGCCCGCACCGCCCGCTCCCAGGCCACCCTGGACGCCCTGCGCCTCGACGGCCAGGTGCTGGCGCTGCGGGGCACCCTGGCCACGCTGGCCGGGCTGCCGCCCTCCACGCCCCTCGAGGTGGTGCCGCTGCCCGCCGAGCTCCCGCCCGACCTGGCCCTGCCGGCGGTGGAGCGGCTGCTGGAGGACGCCGCTTCCACCAACCCGGAGCTGGCGCGCGCCCGGGCCCAGGCCGGCGCCGCCGAGGCCCGCGCCACCGCGGCCGCCCGCGCCAACCTGCCCACCCTGTCGCTGGCCGCGACGGCCGGGCGGGCCTGGCCGCTCGAGCCCTCCGGCGCCGCCCTGCAGGCCTGGACGGCCGGGCTGGTCCTGTCGGTGCCGCTCCTCGACGGCGGCCGGTCGCGCTTCGACGCCGAGGCCTCGCGCGAGGTCGCCCGGGCGGCGCGGGAGCGGGCCGAGCAGGCCGCCCGCCGCACCGGCCTGGAGACCTGGACCTCGCTGCAGGCGCTGCGCACCTCGGCCCGGCGCATCGAGACCTCCCGCGACCTGCTGGCCTCGGCCAGCGCCGGCGCCGAGGTGGCCGCCGCCCGCTACCAGGAGGGGGTCGGCTCCATCCTCGACCTGCTGGCCGCCCAGAGCGCGCTGGCCGGCGCGCGCGCCGAGGAGATCCTGGCCCGCGCCGACTGGCTGGTGGCGGTGGCCCGCCTGGCCCGCGCCACCGGCCGCACCCCGCCCGCAGCCCACGGAGCCCTCCGATGACCCGCCGTCCGCCGCCCGCTCCGCCCGCCGCAGCCCGGCGCACCTCCGCGCCCTCCCTGCCCGGCGCCGGCGCCAGCCGCGCCGCGGCCCGGCGGCCCCGCCACCCGGGCGCCCTCGCGGGCCTGGGCGCGGCCCTGCTGCTGGCCGGCGCCGGGGCGGGCTGCGGCCAGGCCGGCCCGGCCGCGGCGCGCACCGCCCGCCCGGTGCCGGTCCGCACCGCGGTGGCGCAGGCGAAGTCGGCCCCGGTGAACGCGCGGGCGGTGGGGCGCATCACCTCCGCCCGCACCGTGGCGCTGCGGGCCCAGGTGAGCGGGCAGCTGCTGCGGGCCCACTTCACCGAGGGCCAGACGGTGCGGGAGGGCGCGCTGCTGCTCGAGCTCGACCGGCGCCCCTTCGAGACCACCCTGGCCGAGGCCCGCGCCAACCTGGCCCGCGACGAGGCGCGCGCCGGCAACGCCCGCGCCGAGCTGGCCCGCGCCGAGGAGCTGGCGGCGCGCGAGTTCGTGACCAGGCAGCAGGTCGAGGCCGCCCAGGCCACCGCGGCGGCGCTCGACGCCGGGGTGGCCGCGGCCCGGGCCGCGGTGCAGCGGGCCGAGCTGAACCTCGCCTGGTGCACCATCCGCGCCCCGCTGACCGGCCGCACCGGCCGCCTGCTGGTGCAGCCCGGCAACCTGGTGGCCGCGGGCACCCAGGACCTGCTCACCATCGAGCAGGTCAAGCCGGTCTACGCCAGCTTCGCCCTGCCCGAGCGCCACCTCGGGGCGCTGCGGGCGGCGGGCGCGGGGGCCGCGGTGGCGGTGCGCCCGGCCGCCGGCGGTCTCGAGGCGGCCGGCACGGTGGAGTTCGTGGACAACGCCGTCGACCCCACCTCCGGCACCGTGCTGGTGAAGGCCCGCCTGCCCAACCTGGACGAGGCCCTCTGGCCCGGCCAGGCCGTCGAGGTGACGGTCCGCCTGGCCGAGCGGCCCCTGGCGGTGGTGGTCCCCTCCGCGGCGGTGGCGCAGGGCCAGCGCGGCGACTACGCCTGGGTGGTGAAGGACGGTGCGGCCGAGCTCCGCCCGCTGGCCGTCGAGGAGGCCGGCGAGCGGGAGGTGGTGGTCTCGAGCGGGCTGGCCGCCGGCGAGGTGGTGGTCATCGAGGGCCAGCTCAAGCTGGTGCCGGGCGCCACGGTGGAGCCGCTGGCGGACGCCGCGGGCACGCCGTGAACCTGTCCGAACCCTTCATCCGGCGCCCGGTCGCCACCGTCCTCCTGACCCTCTCGGCCATCGCCTTCGGCGCGGTGGCCTACCAGCAGCTGCCGGTCTCCGACCTGCCGGCGGTGGACTACCCGACCATCCAGGTGTCGGCCTCGCTGCCGGGCGCCAGCCCGGAGACCATGGCCTCCACGGTGGCCACCCCGCTGGAGCGGCAGTTCTCGGCCATCGCCGGGCTGACGGCCATGAACTCCACCTCGGGCCAGGGCGGCACCTCCATCACCCTGGAGTTCGACCTGGACCGCGACCTCGACGGCGCGGCCCTGGACGTGCAGTCGGCCATCTCGGCGGCCGGCGGCCAGCTGCCGCCCAACCTGCCGGCGGCCCCCACCTACCGCAAGGTCAACCCGGCCGACGACCCCATCATCTTCCTGGCCCTCACCTCGGCCTCGCTGCCGCTCTCCACCCTGAACCGCTTCGGCCAGGACCTCATCGCCCAGCGGCTGGCCACCATCCCGGGCGTGGCCCAGGTGCAGGTCTATGGCTCGCAGCGCTTCGCGGTGCGCGTGCAGGTGGACCCGCGCGCCCTGGCCAGCCGCGGCCTGGGCATCGACGAGGTGGCGGCGGCCATCCGCGGCCAGAACTCCAACCTGCCCACCGGCATCGTGCAGGGCACCTCGCGGGCCTACACGGTGGAGGCCAGCGGCGGCCTGGAGAAGGCCAACGAGTTCGGCAGCTCGGTGGTGGCCTGGCGCAACGGCGCGCCGGTGCGGCTCTCCGACCTGGGCCGGGTGCGGGCCGGGGTGGAGAACGAGAACACCGCCGCCTGGTTCTACCGGGACGGCAAGGAGCAGCGCGCCATCGTCATGGCGGTGCTGCGCCAGCCCGGCACCAACACCGTGGCGGTGGCCAAGGCGGTGGCCGAGGCGCTGCCGCTGGTGGAGGCGCAGATGCCGGCGGCGGCCCGCCTCTTCGTGCTCTACGACCGCTCCATCTCCATCCAGGAGTCGGTGGCCGACGTGAAGTTCACCCTCTGGCTCACCCTCGGGTTGGTGGTGCTGGTGATCTTCCTCTTCCTGCGCAACGTGCCCGCCACCGTCATCCCCTCGCTGGCGCTGCCGGTCTCGCTGGTGGGCACCTTCGCCGTCATGTGGTGGGCCGGCTACAGCCTGGACAACCTCTCGCTCATGGCCCTCACGCTGGCGGTGGGCTTCGTGGTGGACGACGCCATCGTCATGCTGGAGAACGTGGTGCGGCACCTGGAGATGGGCAAGCCGCCGCTGCGCGCCGCCCTGGACGGCTCGCGCGAGGTGGCCTTCACCATCGTCTCCATGACCATCTCGCTGGCGGCGGTCTTCCTGCCCATCCTCTTCATGGGCGGGCTGGTGGGCCGGCTCTTCCACGAGTTCGCCGTCACCATCGGCGCGGCCATCCTGGTGTCCGGGCTGGTCTCGCTGACGCTCACCCCCATGCTGTGCGCCCGCTTCCTCTCGCGCCCCCCGCACGCCGTGCAGCACGGCGCCCTCTACCGGTGGACCGAGCGCGGCTTCGAGGCCACCCTGCGCTCCTACGGCCGCGGCCTGGACTGGGCGCTCGACCACCCGCGCAGCGTGGTGACCTTCTCGGCGGCGGTGCTGCTGGCCATGGTGCCGCTCTGGGGGCTGGTGCCCAAGGGCTTCCTGCCCACCGACGACGCCGGCCGGCTGCGGGTCTCCACCGAGGGGGCCGAGGGGACCAGCTTCGACGCCATGGTCCGGCTGCAGCGGGCCGCCGCGGCCCAGGTGGCGGCCCACCCCGACGTGGAGCAGTTCATGTCCTCGGTGGGCTCGCGCGGCGTGGGCGGGGTGACCCAGGGGAACATGTTCCTCAAGCTCCGCCCCCGCGAGGAGCGGCGCCACATCAACGCGGTGGTGCCCGAGCTGCGCGCCCGCACCGCCCAGGTGGCCGGGCTGCGCTTCATCCCCACCGTCCCGCCGCCCATCTCACTGGGCGGCGGCGGGCGGGCCCAGTACACGGTGACCCTGCAGGACGCCGACCTGGCCAGCCTCTACCGGACCGCGCCCATCTTCGAGCAGCGGCTGCGCGACCTGCCGGACCTGACCGACGTGACCAGCGACCTCAGGCTGGCCAGCCCGCGGCTCAAGCTGGAGATCGACCGCGACCGGGCCGCCCAGCTGGGGGTGTCGGCGCAGGCGGTGGAGGAGGCGCTCTACTCGGCCTACGGCTCGCGCCAGGTCTCCCCCATCTTCGCCCCGGAGGACCAGTACCAGGTGATCCTGGAGCTGCTGCCCGAGCTGCGCGCCGACCCCCAGGCCCTGGGCTGGCTGCACGTCCGCGCCGCCGGCGGGAAGCTGGTGCCGCTCGACGCGCTGGCCACGGTGGAGCGCTCGGTCGGCCCGCTCACGGTGAGCCACGCCGGCCAGCTGCCGGCGGTGAACGTCTCCTTCAACCTGAAGCCCGGCAGCGCCATCGGCCCGGCGGTGGCGGCCATCGAGCGCACCGCCGCCGAGATCCTGCCGGCCACCGTCATCACCCGCTTCCAGGGGGCGGCGCAGGCCTTCCGCGACTCGCTGCGCGGCCTGGGGATCCTGCTGCTGGTCTCGGTGCTGGTGATCTACGTGGTGCTGGGGATCCTCTACGAGAGCTTCGTCCACCCGATCACCATCCTCACCGCCCTGCCCTTCGCCGGCTTCGGCGCGCTGGTGACGCTGTGGGCCTTCGGCGCCGAGCTGTCGGTCTACGCCTTCGTGGGCGTCATCATGCTGGTCGGGCTGGTGAAGAAGAACGGCATCATGATGGTGGACTTCGCCCTGGAGGCGCAGCGGGAGGGCAAGACCGCCCGCCAGGCCATCCACCTGGCCTCGCTGACCCGCTTCCGCCCCATCATGATGACCACCATGGCGGCGCTCTTCGGCACCTTGCCGCTGGCCATCGGGGTGGGCGCGGGGGCGGAGGGGCGCCGGCCGCTCGGCCTGGCGGTGGTGGGCGGCCTGGTCTTCTCGCAGTTCCTGACGCTCTACGTCACGCCGGTCTTCTACGTGCTCATCGACCGGCTGCGCCCCGCCGGCCGGGAAGCCAACCGAGCGTCCGCGGGTTCGCAAGCTGGGACGCTGACGGCCTCGACCGAGCCGTGAGCAGAATAGGACACTAAAGAGTCACCCCGTCCAGGTTTTGAACGGCCTTTGTCTGGCCCGTATGCTAGGACGAGGCGATCGGTCTCCACCGGCCCCCGCGTTGCCAAACCGTTCGCCCCACCCTGGCACCGCCCGGGGCACCATCCGCTGCCCCTCCAGGAGGGGGGCCACGCCATGCTGACGCAGAAGTTCCTGCAGCTCTTCGAGGTCGGCGCCGAGTGGGTCAGCTGGGTGCTGGTGGCGGTCTCGCTCTTCGGGACCGCCGTGGTGATCGACCGGCTCCGCCTCCTGCT
This window contains:
- the grxC gene encoding glutaredoxin 3; translated protein: MSAPTITVYTKDNCPYCVRAKALLKRKGVAFEEIAVEGRDDLRTWLVEATGQRTVPQVFVGERSLGGYSDLAALDLQGALDPLLRGEG
- a CDS encoding efflux RND transporter periplasmic adaptor subunit; its protein translation is MTRRPPPAPPAAARRTSAPSLPGAGASRAAARRPRHPGALAGLGAALLLAGAGAGCGQAGPAAARTARPVPVRTAVAQAKSAPVNARAVGRITSARTVALRAQVSGQLLRAHFTEGQTVREGALLLELDRRPFETTLAEARANLARDEARAGNARAELARAEELAAREFVTRQQVEAAQATAAALDAGVAAARAAVQRAELNLAWCTIRAPLTGRTGRLLVQPGNLVAAGTQDLLTIEQVKPVYASFALPERHLGALRAAGAGAAVAVRPAAGGLEAAGTVEFVDNAVDPTSGTVLVKARLPNLDEALWPGQAVEVTVRLAERPLAVVVPSAAVAQGQRGDYAWVVKDGAAELRPLAVEEAGEREVVVSSGLAAGEVVVIEGQLKLVPGATVEPLADAAGTP
- a CDS encoding efflux RND transporter permease subunit, with the translated sequence MNLSEPFIRRPVATVLLTLSAIAFGAVAYQQLPVSDLPAVDYPTIQVSASLPGASPETMASTVATPLERQFSAIAGLTAMNSTSGQGGTSITLEFDLDRDLDGAALDVQSAISAAGGQLPPNLPAAPTYRKVNPADDPIIFLALTSASLPLSTLNRFGQDLIAQRLATIPGVAQVQVYGSQRFAVRVQVDPRALASRGLGIDEVAAAIRGQNSNLPTGIVQGTSRAYTVEASGGLEKANEFGSSVVAWRNGAPVRLSDLGRVRAGVENENTAAWFYRDGKEQRAIVMAVLRQPGTNTVAVAKAVAEALPLVEAQMPAAARLFVLYDRSISIQESVADVKFTLWLTLGLVVLVIFLFLRNVPATVIPSLALPVSLVGTFAVMWWAGYSLDNLSLMALTLAVGFVVDDAIVMLENVVRHLEMGKPPLRAALDGSREVAFTIVSMTISLAAVFLPILFMGGLVGRLFHEFAVTIGAAILVSGLVSLTLTPMLCARFLSRPPHAVQHGALYRWTERGFEATLRSYGRGLDWALDHPRSVVTFSAAVLLAMVPLWGLVPKGFLPTDDAGRLRVSTEGAEGTSFDAMVRLQRAAAAQVAAHPDVEQFMSSVGSRGVGGVTQGNMFLKLRPREERRHINAVVPELRARTAQVAGLRFIPTVPPPISLGGGGRAQYTVTLQDADLASLYRTAPIFEQRLRDLPDLTDVTSDLRLASPRLKLEIDRDRAAQLGVSAQAVEEALYSAYGSRQVSPIFAPEDQYQVILELLPELRADPQALGWLHVRAAGGKLVPLDALATVERSVGPLTVSHAGQLPAVNVSFNLKPGSAIGPAVAAIERTAAEILPATVITRFQGAAQAFRDSLRGLGILLLVSVLVIYVVLGILYESFVHPITILTALPFAGFGALVTLWAFGAELSVYAFVGVIMLVGLVKKNGIMMVDFALEAQREGKTARQAIHLASLTRFRPIMMTTMAALFGTLPLAIGVGAGAEGRRPLGLAVVGGLVFSQFLTLYVTPVFYVLIDRLRPAGREANRASAGSQAGTLTASTEP
- a CDS encoding TolC family protein, producing MLDATGLLQQQSARLSDAGGERPVFASASAELSWLLLDLGGRGARRQEAELELQAAALAHQAAALDLTLTVELAWFSYQAARALAEASAVGVQQATASLDAAEARRRAGAATVADVLQARTARSQATLDALRLDGQVLALRGTLATLAGLPPSTPLEVVPLPAELPPDLALPAVERLLEDAASTNPELARARAQAGAAEARATAAARANLPTLSLAATAGRAWPLEPSGAALQAWTAGLVLSVPLLDGGRSRFDAEASREVARAARERAEQAARRTGLETWTSLQALRTSARRIETSRDLLASASAGAEVAAARYQEGVGSILDLLAAQSALAGARAEEILARADWLVAVARLARATGRTPPAAHGALR